TGAAGTCTATAGACTTCGTGGCAATGCTTATGCGAACGAACGCGATTTTGATAACGCTATAGAGGACTATAGCAACGTAATAGAACTTGAACCTGATGATGCCGCAATCTATAATAAGCGGGCTGGTACTTACGTCAAGAAAAATGACCTTGATAACGCTATAGAAGATTATACCAAAGCAATAGAACTTGAACCTAATGATACTCCAGTCTATAACAGACGGGCCAATGTTTATTTCCAAAAAGGCGAGTTTGACGATTCTATCAAAGACTATACTACCTCAATACAACTCAAACCCGATCATACCTATGCCTATAATGGACGGGGCAGGGCTTACAGTAAAAAAGGTGAGTTTGATAACGCTATCAGAGATTATACCATCTCGATACAACTCAAACCCGATCATATCTATGCCTATAACGGACGGGGCAATACTTACAGAGCCAAAGGTGAGTTTGATAATGCTATAAGAGACTATACCACTGCCATACAACTACAACCTGATGATCCCTATGCCTATAACGGACGGGGCAGGGTTTACAGAAAAAAGGGTGAGTTTAATAACTCGATAGAAGACTATACCACCGCTATACAACTTAAACCCGATGATTTCTATGCCTATGGTGGGCGGGGTAGAGTTTACACGACCAAAGGTGAGTTTGATAATGCTATAAAAGACCACACTACTGCCATACAACTACAACCTGATGATCCCTATGCCTATAACGGACAAGGTATTGTTTACACCACCAAGGGTAAATTTGACGATGCCATAAGAGCCTATAACATTGCGATACAACTCAGACCGGATTATGCGAAAGCCTATTATAATCGCGGCAAAGCGAGATTGTACTTGCAAGAATGGGAAGAAGCCAAATCAGACCTCACAATTGCGGAAGATAAGGGCGTGGATATCACCACCGAATTCCACAATGACTACGCAAGCGTTGAAGACTTTGAACAAAAAACCGGTATTCAGTTGCCGCCGGACATCACCGAAATGTTGACGGAGTAATAGGAGCAAACCTAATCCACCGCTTCAAAACCGCTGCCAGCTTCAAATAGGAGAGCGTTCTGTCTGCCCTATTTATTCTGATAATCTTTTAATCCTGTAAATCCTGGTTAGACGATTAAGAGATTTCATCCTCAAAAAAATTGCGATTGTGGAAAAGAGTCAATGAACAAACCACTAAAGGGATTTATTACCTATTCACACGAGGATACAGAGGCAAAGAAAGAATTACGAAAGCGTCTCGCTGTAATGGAGCAGCAAAACGAGTTAGTAACTTGGGACGATGGTCAACTCACGCCTGGAGACG
This is a stretch of genomic DNA from Candidatus Poribacteria bacterium. It encodes these proteins:
- a CDS encoding tetratricopeptide repeat protein, producing the protein MAKKVSKRVKTLNGFMKWIEQFNDGQYLFRGVSKHTYKLEASAYRRLPETDENNSARLLKINRELINKARLLGHDRKDGHYLSDLELLSELQHFGAATCLIDFTRSAQVALWFACQQSSTGEANGKVFAMRSDDPAIFRTITPELVTEKNIEYFFQEDELGRGPLYQWQPKQQNNRVIAQQSIFIFGGSEIVAAAECVILKSGKLEILDSLDNSAGITEASIYPDFDGFARQHAQNKPYIEPNVQGYLQRGTESHLEGKLDDAIVYYTEVISLQPDVLTLSAAYTKRGNAYRAKGEVDRAIDDYTKAIELEPNNAEVYRLRGNAYANERDFDNAIEDYSNVIELEPDDAAIYNKRAGTYVKKNDLDNAIEDYTKAIELEPNDTPVYNRRANVYFQKGEFDDSIKDYTTSIQLKPDHTYAYNGRGRAYSKKGEFDNAIRDYTISIQLKPDHIYAYNGRGNTYRAKGEFDNAIRDYTTAIQLQPDDPYAYNGRGRVYRKKGEFNNSIEDYTTAIQLKPDDFYAYGGRGRVYTTKGEFDNAIKDHTTAIQLQPDDPYAYNGQGIVYTTKGKFDDAIRAYNIAIQLRPDYAKAYYNRGKARLYLQEWEEAKSDLTIAEDKGVDITTEFHNDYASVEDFEQKTGIQLPPDITEMLTE